The genome window CGTCGAAGCCGGTGATCTCGTTCAGCCCGCAGACGTCCAGGACGACGCCGCCGAAGACGGGGAGCGCCGCACCGGTGACATTGGAGCGGCCGGCGGACGGGGTGACCGGGATGCCGGCCTCGTGGCAGATCCGCAGCACGGCCGCGACCTGGTCGGCGTCGGCCGCCTCGACGATCACGGCGTCCGGCGTCGCGGGACGGCCCTCGGTCTCGCCGATCATCGAGCCGGCCCACCAGTCACGGGTCCGGGTGACGACCTCCTCGCGGGCGGTGTGCACCGCGTGCGCGGCCTCGCGCAGCGCCTCGATCACGGTCTCGGGGACCTCGACCGGGTCGACCTGGAGGGCGGCCTCGCCGTCCCCGATCGGGGTGTTCTGCGCCCACTTGGCGAAGCTGGGGGCGCCGATCGTGTAGTTGCCCCGGTTGAACGGGTGGGTGATGGTCTGACGGCTGATCATGCTGCTGCCCCTTCGAGGAGTACGGACTTTTCGTGACGGACGGCTGCGAGGTACTCGGAGACCGAACGCTCCACCTCGGCCTCCGTGAGGTTCAGTTCCCGGCCGAGGATCGCGCCCACGGCCCCGGCGGCGTCGGCGGACGCGTCCCGGGCGAACAGCCGGGCGCGCATCCGGCGGGAGAGCACGTCGTCGACCGAGCGGGCCAGTTCGGCGCGGGCCGCGTACACGACCTCCGCCTTGGTGTACGGGAGGCCCGCGACGATCGGCTCGGCCAGCGTCGGGTCGTCCTGGATCAGGTCGCCGACGAAGCGGGCCTCGGTGCCGAAGCGCTCGCCGAGGTGCGCGGCGATGCCGCCGGAGGCCGCGACGGCCTCGGCGTCGTAACCGGCGCCGCCGAGCAGCGGGAGGTCGGTGGTGCGGCTCCTGCCCTTGCGGCCGAGGACGGTCATCACCTTGTCGATGACGAGTTCGCCCATGTGCCGGCTGGTGGTGAGCTTGCCGCCGGTCACCGTCACCATGCCGGTGCGGCCGATGGTGATGTGGTGGTCGCGGCGCATGTCGAGGGTCGCCCCCTCCTTGCCGCCGACCAGCGGGCGCAGACCGCCGATGGAGCCGACCACGTCGTCCGGGGTGAGCTTCCCCTCGAAGGCGGTGTTGGCGCCCTCCAGCAGGAAGTCCATCTCCTCGCGGGTGCAGTGCACATCGTCGGGGGAGCCCCGGTAGTCCTCGTCGGTGGTGCCGAGCACGACGCTGTTGCCCCAGCGGGTGCAGGTCGCGCGGCGGGCCCGGCCGGGGATCGGCACGGTGACCGTGCAGTTGATCCGCACCTTGTCCCACGGGACCACGATGTGGACGCCCTTGGCGGGCCTGACCTGCGGCTTGTGGCCGTCGTCCGCCTTCACGTCGAGCTCGTCGGTCCATACGCCGGTGGCGTTGACGACGGCCCGCGCACGGATGTCGAAGGTGTCGCCGTCCGCCGAGACCCGGGCACCGGCCACCTTGCCCATCTGCATCAGCAGACCCTCGGCCCTGGCACCGTTGAGGATCGTCGCGCCGAGCGCCGCCGCGGTCCGGACGATGGTGAGGACGAGGCGGGCGTCATCGGTGCGGGCGTCGAAGTACATCAGCCCGCCCTTGAGGTTCTCCGCGCGCAGCGTCGGCGCCTGCGCGAGGACCTCGGGGACGGTGAGCCGCTGGTGCAGCTTGCCGATCCGCCAGCCGCCGACCAGGTCGTACGTCCACAGCAGGCCCTCGAAACCCTTGGCGAGGCGGGCGTCGAAGATGCCCTCCTTCTCCAGGATCGGGAAGAGGAACGGCAGCCGGTGCACCAGGTGCGGGGCGTTCTTGCGGAAGCGGTGGCGCTCCAGGAGCGAGTGGCGGACCAGGTTGACGTTGCCCTGCTCGATGTAGCGCAGGCCGCCGTGCACCATCTTCGAGGACTTCGACGACGTACCGGAGGCGAAGTCGTCCTTCTCGACCAGCGCCGCGCGAAGCCCGCGCGAGGCCGCGTCGAGCACGGCGTACGCCCCGGTGATGCCGCCGCCTATGACGAGCACGTCGTACGTGTCGTCGGCCAGCCGGCGCTTGAGGGCTGCCCGGTCGAGCAGCAGGGGCGTTCGGCGGGTCGCCGCGGCGCTGCGCCGCGGCTTCCGGGCGGGCATGGTGATCACAACATCAACTCCTGGTGTTTCGGTGCGGCGGCCGCGTGGTCGGTACGGACCGCCGGTGCGACGGTCGGGGGGCCGTCAGTGGGGGGTGTGAGGTTCGTGGTCCTTCAGGGGGAGCAGCGCCGGGTCGCCGAGGTGGGCGATCAGCACGTCGCGCCAGGCGGATCGCTGTGCGGTGCGCTCGGCCGCCGTGATCGAGGGCTCGAAGATCCGGCCGAGCGGCTGTGCCTCGACGACCTCTTCGAGCGAGGACCACAGGCCCTGGGCGACACCGGCGAGATACGCGGTGCCCCGCAGGCTGGCGGTGGCGGAGTCGGAGACCCGCTCCAGCGGCAGGCCGGTCAGGTCGGCCTGGATCCGCATGAGCGGGTCGCTGCCGGAGACACCGCCACCGACCCGGAGCCGGGTGAACGGTGTGCCCATGGTGTCGGCGACCCCGTCGATCAGGTCGCACACCGAGTGCGCGATCCCGTCCAGTACGGCGCGGGCGAGGTCGGCGCGGGTGGTGGCGAGGGTGAGCCCGGTGAGGGATGCGGTGGCCTCCGGGTGCCAGACCGGCGTACGGACCCCGGCGAGCGCCGGGACGAAACGTGGGGTGCGGCCCGGCCGGGTGGGGACCCGGCCCGCCTCCTCACCGAGCTCCTTCGGCGATGCGAACAGGCCCAGGTCGTCGCAGAGCCAGCGCAGCGCCGATCCCGCCGTGGAGGTGTACGCCTCCAGGCTGTAGTGGCTGATGTCGCCCTGCCGCCGGCCGGGCTGGGCGAGCACCCCGGAGATGTCCGGCCGGGGCAGGGCGGGCGTGGTGCCGGTCGCCGCGTCGACGAAGGCGCCGGTCCCGTACACGCACATGCCCTGCCCGGCGGCGAGGCCGCCGAGCGCGACGAGTGCGGCGTGCTGGTCGCCCATGGAGGCGGCCAGCGGGACGGCGATCCCGAGGGCGGCCGGGTCGGTGGTACCGAATCCGGCGTCGTCGGAGCGGAGCTCCGGGAGCAGGTCGAGGGGGAAGCCGAGGTGGCTGATCCACTCCTCGTCCCAGGCGTGCCGCTCCAGGAGGTAACCGCCG of Streptomyces sp. NBC_01363 contains these proteins:
- a CDS encoding glycerol-3-phosphate dehydrogenase/oxidase translates to MITMPARKPRRSAAATRRTPLLLDRAALKRRLADDTYDVLVIGGGITGAYAVLDAASRGLRAALVEKDDFASGTSSKSSKMVHGGLRYIEQGNVNLVRHSLLERHRFRKNAPHLVHRLPFLFPILEKEGIFDARLAKGFEGLLWTYDLVGGWRIGKLHQRLTVPEVLAQAPTLRAENLKGGLMYFDARTDDARLVLTIVRTAAALGATILNGARAEGLLMQMGKVAGARVSADGDTFDIRARAVVNATGVWTDELDVKADDGHKPQVRPAKGVHIVVPWDKVRINCTVTVPIPGRARRATCTRWGNSVVLGTTDEDYRGSPDDVHCTREEMDFLLEGANTAFEGKLTPDDVVGSIGGLRPLVGGKEGATLDMRRDHHITIGRTGMVTVTGGKLTTSRHMGELVIDKVMTVLGRKGRSRTTDLPLLGGAGYDAEAVAASGGIAAHLGERFGTEARFVGDLIQDDPTLAEPIVAGLPYTKAEVVYAARAELARSVDDVLSRRMRARLFARDASADAAGAVGAILGRELNLTEAEVERSVSEYLAAVRHEKSVLLEGAAA
- a CDS encoding FGGY family carbohydrate kinase, yielding MTQTFPGAAPRRGVLSIDEGTTGTRAGVVLDSGAAHEVFYRSIKVSHPDDLSVEQDPMEIWTATVEVARRAVGRAREEGIGITAVALSTQRATAMLWDRVTGRPLLPAVVWQDRRHAAELTAYEAEWDAALLARQGRPVGARAPFLWAARQIAAHPEVAAAHREGRLLFGTVDTWLIWRLTGGAVHATTPTNAASTGGYLLERHAWDEEWISHLGFPLDLLPELRSDDAGFGTTDPAALGIAVPLAASMGDQHAALVALGGLAAGQGMCVYGTGAFVDAATGTTPALPRPDISGVLAQPGRRQGDISHYSLEAYTSTAGSALRWLCDDLGLFASPKELGEEAGRVPTRPGRTPRFVPALAGVRTPVWHPEATASLTGLTLATTRADLARAVLDGIAHSVCDLIDGVADTMGTPFTRLRVGGGVSGSDPLMRIQADLTGLPLERVSDSATASLRGTAYLAGVAQGLWSSLEEVVEAQPLGRIFEPSITAAERTAQRSAWRDVLIAHLGDPALLPLKDHEPHTPH